A genomic window from Flavobacterium azooxidireducens includes:
- a CDS encoding regulatory protein RecX gives MSSQSTTSLSEIVQKMEFYCSYQERCHAEVVQKLYTLTVPQNQHDEVIVHLIHHNFLNEERFAKLFSISKFHQKKWGKKRISNELKQRNISDYLIRMGLKEIPEEEYETTFTDLAKKTWDSISERNTIKKRKKFCDTLLRKGWESDWVYEASKKLERLS, from the coding sequence TTGAGTTCACAATCAACCACTTCACTTTCAGAAATCGTTCAAAAGATGGAATTCTACTGCTCTTATCAGGAGCGTTGCCATGCCGAAGTGGTTCAAAAATTATACACGTTAACGGTTCCTCAAAACCAACATGACGAAGTGATTGTGCATTTAATTCATCATAATTTTCTGAACGAAGAACGGTTTGCTAAGTTGTTTTCGATTAGTAAATTTCATCAAAAAAAGTGGGGAAAAAAACGTATTTCAAACGAATTGAAACAACGAAACATCTCTGATTATTTGATTCGAATGGGTTTAAAAGAAATTCCCGAAGAAGAATATGAGACTACTTTTACTGATTTAGCCAAAAAAACGTGGGATTCAATTTCAGAAAGAAATACAATCAAAAAAAGAAAAAAATTCTGCGACACCTTACTTCGAAAAGGCTGGGAAAGTGATTGGGTTTATGAAGCTTCCAAAAAATTGGAACGTTTATCTTAA